In the Flavisolibacter tropicus genome, one interval contains:
- a CDS encoding carbohydrate-binding protein, whose amino-acid sequence MKNKSIKLSLMIPYLSVILLATACQKSDYFDESNTVTSSTPTETIALDAPTETVTATATATTTRIEAESYTSMKGITLDACSEGGKNIGSVQAGDYMNYSVNAPSAGSYKMNFRVAGPGGQFQVKNAAGTVLATVTATKTGSYQTYTTVSVNANLASGSQTIQLYAVTGGYNINWFEIVGGTTSDAGSSTAPTSPTTTRVEAESFTSMSGVILDACSEGGKNVGSIQAGDWMKYTVTTPAAGSYKMNFRVAGPGGQFQVRNAAGTVLATVTAPKTAAYQTYTTVSVNVNLAAGSQTIQLYAVTGGYNINWFEVVGSSTSDGSGSSTAPTEPTAPTEPTTPPSVSTGSGTISSNIMFRETFEGSAPWTGFGQEWYTSYAFTTSSSPVNQGSKSGRFELRDTDPNYRSEVRFPSSYNGTDRWVSFSVYWPSNGMKDDSKPELFHQAHQTSQTSPPVSLIVKNGHIWAEVNGQVFSGTLGTGTSKTMDIGAVPKDQWVRFVIHYKFSYNTDGAWQIWKNGSQVLNYAGKTIYPPAITSSLPTFKLGIYKWVWSGTATSDATLRVMYVDDVRVGNEKCTLSNM is encoded by the coding sequence ATGAAAAACAAGAGTATTAAATTATCACTGATGATCCCGTACTTGTCGGTGATCCTTTTAGCTACTGCTTGTCAGAAATCTGATTATTTCGATGAAAGCAATACAGTAACGAGTTCGACACCTACAGAAACAATAGCATTGGATGCCCCAACAGAAACAGTTACAGCAACGGCTACGGCGACAACTACTCGTATAGAAGCAGAAAGCTACACCAGCATGAAAGGTATTACGTTAGATGCCTGTAGTGAGGGCGGCAAAAACATAGGAAGCGTGCAAGCTGGTGACTACATGAACTATAGTGTAAATGCTCCTTCAGCAGGTAGTTACAAAATGAATTTCCGCGTGGCGGGTCCAGGTGGACAATTCCAGGTTAAAAATGCAGCCGGTACTGTACTGGCAACTGTAACAGCAACTAAAACAGGTAGCTATCAGACCTATACAACAGTGAGCGTAAACGCCAATCTTGCTTCTGGTTCTCAAACCATTCAATTGTATGCCGTAACCGGTGGTTACAACATCAATTGGTTTGAAATAGTGGGCGGTACAACTTCTGATGCAGGTAGTTCTACTGCACCAACTTCACCTACTACTACCCGTGTTGAAGCAGAGAGTTTTACAAGCATGAGTGGTGTTATTTTAGATGCTTGCAGCGAAGGTGGAAAGAACGTAGGTTCTATTCAAGCCGGCGACTGGATGAAATACACAGTCACAACTCCAGCGGCAGGATCCTATAAAATGAATTTCCGCGTGGCGGGTCCAGGTGGACAGTTCCAGGTGCGTAATGCAGCCGGTACTGTACTGGCAACCGTTACGGCTCCCAAAACTGCAGCCTACCAAACGTATACAACCGTGAGCGTAAATGTAAACCTAGCAGCTGGTTCACAAACTATACAACTCTATGCCGTAACCGGTGGTTACAACATCAATTGGTTTGAAGTAGTAGGCAGTTCAACTTCTGACGGCTCAGGCAGTTCTACTGCACCAACTGAACCGACAGCACCAACTGAGCCAACTACACCTCCTAGTGTCTCAACTGGTAGCGGTACCATCAGTTCTAATATCATGTTCCGTGAAACTTTTGAAGGTTCAGCACCGTGGACAGGCTTTGGACAGGAGTGGTATACTTCATATGCTTTTACCACATCATCCAGCCCTGTAAACCAAGGATCAAAATCCGGTCGTTTTGAATTGCGAGATACTGATCCCAACTACCGTTCTGAAGTACGTTTCCCGTCTTCTTACAATGGTACTGACCGCTGGGTTTCCTTCTCTGTATACTGGCCATCAAATGGAATGAAGGACGATTCTAAACCGGAGTTGTTCCACCAGGCACACCAGACGTCCCAGACTTCACCTCCCGTGAGCCTGATCGTAAAAAATGGCCACATCTGGGCCGAGGTTAATGGACAGGTATTCTCTGGCACTTTAGGCACCGGAACTTCTAAAACAATGGACATTGGTGCGGTGCCAAAAGACCAGTGGGTACGTTTTGTCATTCACTATAAGTTTTCTTACAACACGGATGGTGCCTGGCAGATCTGGAAAAATGGTTCCCAGGTGCTGAACTATGCGGGTAAAACCATTTATCCACCAGCCATTACTTCTAGCTTACCAACCTTTAAACTGGGTATCTACAAGTGGGTATGGAGTGGAACGGCAACAAGTGATGCAACGCTTCGCGTGATGTATGTAGACGATGTACGTGTAGGTAACGAAAAATGTACACTAAGTAACATGTAA
- the wecB gene encoding non-hydrolyzing UDP-N-acetylglucosamine 2-epimerase, whose product MIITIVAGARPNFMKVAPIIKSIQEAQTNGYDIKYRLVHTGQHYDKKMSSDFFEQLCIPEPDANLGAGGGSQAEQTAAIMVKFEKELQENKSDLVLVVGDVTSTMACTIVAKKLCIDVAHVEAGIRSGDRTMPEEINRLVTDVICDHFFTTSEEANHHLYHSGVPKEKVHFVGNTMIDTLYQNINRLIQPELWKQVDLRQGNYFLITLHRPSNVDDPHNLTHLLEVILKSTGKLPIVFPVHPRTRKMLDSAGFMHPRLIQTDPMSYLEFIYLVKNAKAVITDSGGITEETTVLGIPCLTLRNSTERPETVTIGTNELIGTDPNNLLPYLEKIMQGIWKPYSVPPLWDGDTAQRIIATIIRVYNIPNIPKVEYALQAS is encoded by the coding sequence ATGATTATAACTATCGTAGCTGGCGCCCGGCCTAACTTTATGAAAGTAGCACCCATCATCAAATCTATACAAGAAGCTCAAACAAATGGTTATGATATTAAGTATCGCTTGGTACATACGGGTCAACACTATGATAAGAAAATGAGTAGCGATTTTTTTGAGCAACTATGCATTCCTGAGCCAGATGCCAATCTTGGTGCTGGGGGAGGAAGCCAGGCAGAGCAAACAGCTGCCATTATGGTAAAATTTGAAAAAGAATTACAGGAGAACAAATCAGATCTAGTACTGGTAGTAGGAGATGTTACATCTACCATGGCCTGTACAATAGTAGCTAAAAAGCTATGCATAGATGTAGCACATGTAGAAGCGGGCATTCGCTCAGGAGATCGAACAATGCCAGAAGAAATAAACCGCTTGGTTACCGATGTTATTTGTGATCATTTCTTTACCACTAGCGAAGAAGCCAATCATCACTTATATCATTCCGGCGTGCCTAAAGAAAAAGTACACTTTGTTGGCAATACCATGATTGATACTTTGTATCAAAATATAAACCGATTAATACAACCCGAACTTTGGAAGCAAGTAGATTTAAGGCAAGGGAACTATTTCTTAATAACACTTCACCGACCATCTAATGTAGATGATCCCCACAACCTAACTCATTTGCTGGAAGTTATACTAAAGAGTACCGGGAAGCTTCCCATCGTTTTTCCTGTTCATCCAAGAACGCGTAAAATGCTTGATTCAGCAGGTTTTATGCACCCAAGGCTGATTCAGACCGACCCTATGAGTTATCTTGAATTTATTTACCTGGTAAAAAATGCTAAAGCTGTTATTACTGACTCCGGAGGTATAACTGAAGAAACTACTGTTCTCGGCATCCCTTGTCTTACCCTAAGAAATTCAACAGAACGGCCTGAAACAGTAACTATTGGTACAAACGAGCTCATCGGTACAGATCCAAACAACCTGTTGCCTTACTTAGAAAAAATAATGCAGGGAATCTGGAAGCCCTATAGTGTTCCGCCACTTTGGGATGGTGATACGGCTCAAAGAATTATTGCCACCATAATAAGAGTTTATAATATTCCCAATATACCTAAAGTGGAATATGCACTTCAGGCTTCTTAA
- a CDS encoding WecB/TagA/CpsF family glycosyltransferase, translating to MEQTLALINKAIQDKSPVHHVVVNAAKMVNAQKDEELKKSIVDCDIINADGKSIVWASKFLNCALPERVAGIDLMHNLVDMAASKGYKIFLLGAEQEVLEKVVEVYRTKYGDQLIAGYRNGYFKKEEEPELAKQIETSRADMLFVAVTSPKKEIFLNTYKHLLNVPFIMGVGGSFDVIAGKTKRAPLWMQNLGMEWFYRVLQEPKRMWKRYLFGNSEFIYLVAKEKIKQVFQSAN from the coding sequence ATGGAACAAACACTAGCTTTAATTAATAAAGCTATACAAGACAAAAGTCCTGTACACCATGTTGTAGTTAATGCAGCAAAAATGGTCAACGCTCAGAAAGATGAAGAACTTAAAAAATCTATCGTTGACTGTGATATCATTAATGCAGATGGTAAATCTATTGTTTGGGCATCAAAGTTTTTAAACTGTGCATTGCCTGAGCGAGTTGCAGGAATTGATCTCATGCACAACCTGGTAGACATGGCAGCAAGTAAAGGGTATAAAATATTCTTACTAGGTGCGGAGCAGGAAGTTTTGGAAAAAGTAGTAGAAGTTTATCGTACAAAATATGGCGATCAATTGATAGCTGGCTATCGCAATGGTTATTTTAAAAAAGAAGAAGAGCCAGAATTGGCCAAACAGATTGAAACGAGCAGAGCCGATATGCTATTTGTGGCTGTAACATCACCCAAAAAAGAAATCTTTCTTAATACCTATAAACACCTCTTGAATGTACCATTTATAATGGGAGTGGGAGGCTCCTTTGATGTAATTGCCGGTAAAACAAAACGGGCTCCCTTATGGATGCAAAACTTAGGCATGGAGTGGTTTTACCGTGTACTGCAGGAGCCAAAACGAATGTGGAAGCGTTACCTATTTGGCAACTCTGAGTTTATCTATTTAGTAGCAAAAGAAAAAATAAAGCAAGTGTTTCAATCGGCCAACTAA
- a CDS encoding TonB-dependent receptor: MRLPGQADNTANLALGYSSKKLTIQGSSNYNGKFIYALGSNKEEDLWVDARWQLDVNASYKITDKFMVYVEGVNMLNSPAYTYMGNSTRVYEIQYTGAFTRIGANIRF; this comes from the coding sequence TTGCGCCTGCCAGGTCAAGCTGATAATACAGCCAATCTTGCATTAGGTTACTCTTCTAAAAAGCTAACGATCCAGGGTTCATCTAACTACAATGGTAAATTCATCTATGCACTAGGATCAAATAAAGAAGAAGATCTTTGGGTAGATGCACGTTGGCAGTTGGATGTTAATGCCTCTTATAAGATCACTGATAAGTTTATGGTATACGTTGAAGGTGTTAACATGTTAAACAGCCCTGCTTATACGTATATGGGTAATTCTACCCGTGTATATGAAATTCAGTATACAGGAGCCTTTACCAGAATTGGAGCGAATATTAGATTTTAA
- a CDS encoding TonB-dependent receptor domain-containing protein, with the protein MLDAYRTALSRDAAYYDANENITAGYVMNKIQFNKTMLLFGARVENTHVDYKAFRIFSYDKDANPNVNGGQKPGTTTPVFNTYTATPADSSLNYVMVLPNLQFKFDLAKNTILRTAYTTGYSRPNYVDLMPTLNINTDLLKIEKGNPELKAAYSNNMDVLFEQYMKNVGLLSGGVFYKHINKFQYLSEGPITDASNPYYSSGATEQYVMRQPRNGKAANVYGVELTYNSTLTFMPGVLKNLIFTGNYTTPILML; encoded by the coding sequence GTGTTGGATGCGTATAGAACGGCATTAAGCAGAGATGCTGCTTATTATGATGCTAATGAAAACATTACTGCAGGATACGTGATGAACAAGATCCAATTCAACAAAACAATGTTGCTCTTTGGCGCACGGGTTGAAAATACACACGTAGATTACAAGGCCTTTAGAATTTTCAGCTATGACAAAGATGCCAACCCGAATGTAAATGGCGGTCAGAAGCCTGGAACAACTACGCCAGTATTTAATACCTATACTGCAACACCTGCTGATTCATCGCTTAATTATGTAATGGTATTACCAAACTTGCAGTTCAAGTTTGACCTGGCTAAAAACACGATCTTACGTACGGCCTATACAACAGGATATTCTCGTCCTAACTACGTGGATCTGATGCCAACCTTAAATATTAATACAGACTTATTGAAGATTGAAAAAGGCAACCCTGAATTAAAAGCGGCTTATTCAAACAACATGGATGTTCTTTTTGAACAATACATGAAAAATGTAGGTCTATTATCAGGCGGTGTTTTTTATAAGCATATAAACAAGTTCCAGTACCTGAGCGAAGGGCCTATTACTGATGCTAGCAACCCTTATTATAGCAGCGGTGCTACGGAGCAGTATGTGATGAGACAACCACGTAATGGTAAAGCAGCCAATGTGTATGGCGTAGAGTTGACTTATAACAGTACATTGACCTTTATGCCAGGTGTTTTGAAAAACCTGATATTTACAGGTAACTATACTACACCCATTCTAATGCTGTAA
- a CDS encoding gluconate:H+ symporter: MTVLIIFAIILLLVLLIAWGKINAFLAFLIVSIIGGLWLGIPLTKVMGAVQKGIGDTLGSLAIIIILGAMLGKLVADSGAAQKICSVLMKAFGFRYIQLALVLTGFTIGIPLFYNVGFVLVVPLIFTVVYQYKLPAIYIGLPMLAALSVTFGFLPPHPAPTALAVQFKANIGLTLLYGILIAIPAIVVAGPLFSQFLKNIPADPLKTFQPKELAPDKLPSTTSSFLAALLPVILLMLTAVLPFVVVTTSNSAAILSFLGEPAIVMLLSLAVATWVLGINRGIPMKDIMNSYADSVKEVSLILLIIGSAGALKQVLIESGVSQQIAQQLNKVNLHPLVLAWLIAAAIRICVGSATVAGLTTGGIFAPMVLQSQIHPSLMVLSIGAGSLAFSHVNDSGFWMFKEYFNLSIKDTLRTWTVMETLVAIVGLVGVLVIHLFV, from the coding sequence ATGACCGTATTGATCATTTTTGCCATCATCCTCTTACTGGTGCTCCTTATTGCCTGGGGCAAGATCAATGCCTTTCTGGCCTTTCTGATTGTTTCAATCATTGGTGGCTTATGGTTAGGCATCCCATTGACTAAGGTAATGGGGGCTGTGCAAAAGGGTATAGGAGATACGTTGGGCTCCTTGGCCATTATAATTATACTGGGTGCTATGTTAGGCAAGCTGGTGGCCGATAGTGGTGCGGCACAAAAGATCTGTTCTGTACTAATGAAGGCTTTTGGTTTTCGATATATTCAGTTGGCTTTGGTTTTGACCGGTTTTACTATTGGCATACCGTTGTTCTATAATGTGGGTTTTGTATTGGTGGTGCCCTTAATCTTTACTGTTGTTTATCAATATAAGTTGCCAGCTATTTATATTGGCTTGCCCATGTTAGCCGCCTTGTCGGTAACCTTTGGTTTTCTGCCACCACACCCGGCACCTACAGCTTTGGCTGTTCAGTTTAAGGCTAATATTGGTTTGACCTTGTTATATGGTATTCTCATAGCCATTCCTGCCATTGTTGTAGCCGGGCCCTTATTTTCCCAGTTCCTGAAAAATATTCCGGCAGATCCTTTAAAAACATTTCAACCAAAGGAGCTAGCGCCTGACAAACTACCCAGTACTACCAGCAGTTTTTTAGCAGCCTTGCTGCCTGTGATCTTATTAATGCTTACGGCTGTTTTGCCATTTGTGGTGGTAACGACTTCAAATAGTGCGGCTATTCTTTCCTTTTTGGGCGAGCCTGCTATTGTAATGTTACTATCGTTGGCTGTAGCCACCTGGGTATTGGGCATTAACCGTGGAATACCAATGAAGGATATTATGAATAGTTATGCCGATTCTGTAAAGGAAGTATCACTGATCCTGCTCATTATTGGCAGTGCTGGTGCCTTGAAGCAGGTGCTGATTGAGAGCGGCGTTAGTCAGCAAATTGCACAGCAATTGAATAAGGTGAACCTTCATCCGTTGGTATTAGCCTGGCTGATTGCTGCCGCCATCCGCATTTGTGTAGGATCGGCAACCGTAGCAGGATTAACTACGGGTGGCATATTTGCACCAATGGTATTGCAATCGCAGATTCATCCCAGCTTGATGGTGTTGTCAATAGGTGCAGGGAGTCTGGCCTTTTCGCACGTCAACGATTCCGGCTTCTGGATGTTCAAAGAATACTTCAACCTGTCTATAAAAGATACCTTACGCACATGGACCGTTATGGAAACACTGGTAGCGATTGTGGGTTTAGTGGGTGTGTTGGTCATTCACTTGTTTGTGTAA
- a CDS encoding gluconokinase: protein MQYYLGVDIGTTATKAVAFSPNGKAIAIETIYYGMQHPQPGWTEQDADGLLHSVITCINKIVAVLAPQSLAFISFSAAMHSILAVNEAGNAITPAIIWADNRAAAIAEDLRNTERGQHFYQRTGVPIHGMSPLCKLLWWKQYEPALFTEAHKFISIKEYIFFKLFGQYLIDTSIASAMGLLQLESLTWDEEIISFTGIRLDQLSELVGTKHVLYHVGHHPQLAISLHTPIVIGGSDGALSNLGVAGNIRNAMVITIGTSGAVRMMVKEPQIDPYMRLFCYHVKDHEFVFGGATNNGAVVLQWLKETLLNTTETYEELLELAQQTRPGSDGLLFLPYLLGERAPIWNEKATGVFLGLRIDHSKAHLVRACMEGVLYSLYSIGKVLLEKQETDLIYATGGFARSELWLQLLSDVFNRKVVVSGGIDSSALGAVVVGAEALGLEWKMDNTATSVYHPNAGHHATYQKAFDRFLRLYEVLKEEM, encoded by the coding sequence ATGCAGTATTATTTAGGTGTAGATATTGGAACTACAGCTACTAAAGCAGTAGCCTTTTCTCCTAATGGAAAAGCCATCGCTATTGAAACGATTTATTATGGCATGCAGCATCCACAGCCTGGCTGGACTGAACAAGATGCTGATGGTTTACTTCATTCTGTAATTACCTGTATCAATAAAATAGTGGCGGTATTGGCACCTCAGTCGCTGGCATTTATATCGTTTAGTGCTGCTATGCATAGTATACTGGCGGTAAATGAAGCAGGAAATGCTATTACACCGGCTATTATCTGGGCTGATAATAGAGCAGCAGCCATTGCTGAAGATCTGCGAAATACCGAACGAGGCCAACACTTTTATCAGCGAACTGGTGTACCAATCCATGGCATGTCGCCCTTGTGTAAACTGCTGTGGTGGAAGCAATATGAGCCTGCACTTTTCACAGAGGCGCATAAGTTTATAAGCATTAAAGAATACATCTTCTTTAAGCTATTTGGCCAATACTTGATTGATACATCAATTGCATCGGCTATGGGATTGTTGCAACTAGAATCGTTAACCTGGGATGAAGAAATTATATCCTTTACTGGTATTCGTTTAGATCAATTATCAGAATTGGTAGGTACAAAACATGTTCTTTATCATGTTGGGCATCATCCTCAATTGGCCATTTCGTTACATACACCAATTGTTATAGGTGGAAGCGATGGGGCCTTATCGAATCTAGGAGTAGCAGGCAATATACGAAATGCTATGGTGATTACCATTGGTACCAGCGGAGCCGTACGTATGATGGTTAAAGAGCCGCAAATAGACCCCTATATGCGCTTGTTTTGTTATCATGTAAAAGACCATGAGTTTGTCTTTGGTGGGGCAACGAATAATGGTGCTGTGGTGTTGCAGTGGTTAAAGGAAACACTATTGAACACTACGGAAACCTATGAAGAACTTTTGGAGCTTGCACAACAAACGAGACCGGGTAGTGATGGTTTATTGTTCTTGCCCTACCTGCTGGGTGAGCGGGCGCCTATCTGGAATGAAAAAGCTACTGGAGTCTTTTTGGGGTTGCGAATAGATCATAGTAAAGCACACCTGGTACGCGCCTGTATGGAAGGTGTTTTGTATAGCTTGTACAGTATAGGAAAGGTGCTTCTTGAAAAACAGGAAACTGATTTAATATATGCCACTGGCGGTTTTGCTCGAAGTGAGTTGTGGTTACAGCTGTTGTCGGATGTCTTTAATAGAAAAGTAGTAGTGTCGGGTGGGATAGATAGTTCCGCATTGGGCGCTGTGGTTGTTGGTGCAGAGGCATTAGGATTAGAGTGGAAAATGGATAATACGGCAACAAGCGTTTATCATCCAAATGCAGGTCACCATGCAACTTATCAAAAAGCCTTTGATCGGTTTCTTCGACTTTATGAAGTTTTAAAAGAAGAAATGTAA
- a CDS encoding HD domain-containing protein: MYSHQFLQLKSNVIRLLGNLDSRLTYHNVTHTLDVTEMAEKIARAENITNEKTLFLLKVAALYHDTGFLKVYKGHEEKSCTIFLEETRSYSFSQEDNDLILGLIMATRIPQNPKTHLQQIICDADLDYLGREDFSVIADNLFQESLNYGFVSSKEEWDDIQLNFIKNHHYHTLTSKQWREPVMQKHYSMLATH; the protein is encoded by the coding sequence ATGTACAGCCACCAGTTTCTTCAGCTTAAGTCAAATGTTATCCGTTTATTGGGCAACTTAGATTCCCGTCTCACGTATCACAATGTGACACATACTTTAGATGTTACAGAGATGGCGGAAAAAATTGCAAGAGCCGAGAATATTACAAATGAGAAAACCCTATTTCTGCTGAAAGTGGCAGCCCTTTATCACGATACGGGTTTTTTGAAAGTATACAAAGGGCATGAAGAAAAAAGCTGTACTATCTTCCTGGAAGAAACAAGGTCCTATTCATTTAGTCAGGAAGACAATGATCTTATTCTTGGCCTGATCATGGCCACGCGCATTCCACAAAATCCCAAAACACACTTACAACAGATCATTTGTGATGCAGACCTGGACTACTTGGGTCGGGAGGATTTTTCAGTTATAGCTGATAACTTATTTCAGGAATCATTAAACTATGGATTCGTATCCTCAAAAGAAGAATGGGATGATATCCAATTAAACTTTATCAAAAATCACCATTATCATACCCTCACCTCCAAACAGTGGAGAGAACCAGTAATGCAAAAGCATTATTCTATGCTGGCAACACATTAA
- a CDS encoding cyclic nucleotide-binding domain-containing protein: MLIIEKVLLMKSSEIFQNCKETDLIEIAAVCEECYFDKEVTIFKKGSYGHCMYFIYKGQVSIHDDQHQLAVLGDNEIFGELSLLDSETRSASATTITDCIMLKIEQDDFFDIMATNTDVLKGIMKTLCKRLREQDRVTIEMKKMVSSHS; the protein is encoded by the coding sequence ATGCTTATTATTGAAAAGGTTTTACTCATGAAGAGTTCGGAGATTTTTCAGAACTGTAAAGAGACGGACTTAATTGAAATAGCTGCGGTATGTGAAGAGTGTTATTTTGATAAAGAGGTTACTATTTTTAAAAAAGGAAGCTACGGGCACTGTATGTACTTTATTTACAAAGGACAAGTATCCATTCACGATGATCAGCACCAACTGGCTGTATTAGGGGATAATGAGATTTTTGGTGAATTGTCATTGTTGGATTCAGAAACCCGATCTGCCAGTGCAACCACCATAACCGATTGCATTATGCTTAAAATTGAGCAGGACGATTTTTTTGATATCATGGCTACCAATACAGATGTATTGAAAGGGATAATGAAAACACTTTGTAAACGATTAAGAGAGCAAGATCGTGTAACTATTGAGATGAAAAAGATGGTTAGTAGCCACTCTTAA